Proteins encoded by one window of Mycolicibacterium cosmeticum:
- a CDS encoding acyl-CoA dehydrogenase translates to MADFLSRRDIDFLLHEWLDVTALTKRDHFAEHSRDTFDAVLDLSADIAAKLFAPHNKKGDQTQPVVRSDGSVVLIDEIKEALDAFSAAGLMAGPFDEAIGGMQLPTVVSQAALAFARAANPSTTAYAFLTMGNANLLAEYGSQEQIDTWVRPMLEGRYFGTMCLSEPEAGSSLADITTRAVRTPDGTYRVTGTKMWITGGDHELTENIVHLVLAKAPGGGPGVKGISLFIVPKFLPDGTRNDVALVSLNHKMGNHATTNALLNFGDGTHPVAGGEGAVGYLVGEEHKGLAYMFHMMNEARMAVGLQASATGYAGYLASLEYAKQRTQGRPVGNKDASVRPVPLIEHADVKRMLLAQKSYVEGGLALGLYCANLVDEARTGADGERDSAHLLLEVLTPIAKSWPSQWCLEANSLAIQVHGGYGYTTEFDVEQYYRDNRLNAIHEGTHGIHGLDLLGRKVVMQDGAGLALLVARIGETIDRAAATDYAATQAGALRRAVQRLQEVTAILWSADELATTLANASVYLEAVGHVVVAWLWLEQLLVVSDNQGSFYDGKRAAAQYFFTYELPKVGPQFDLLASLDRVTVEARPDWF, encoded by the coding sequence ATGGCCGACTTTCTCTCACGGCGCGATATCGACTTCCTGCTCCACGAGTGGCTGGATGTCACCGCGCTGACCAAGCGTGATCATTTCGCCGAACACTCCAGGGACACGTTCGACGCCGTGCTCGACCTTTCGGCCGACATCGCCGCCAAACTCTTTGCACCACACAACAAGAAGGGCGACCAGACCCAGCCCGTGGTGCGGTCCGACGGTTCGGTCGTGCTGATCGACGAGATCAAGGAAGCGCTGGATGCGTTCAGTGCCGCGGGGTTGATGGCGGGTCCGTTCGACGAGGCGATCGGTGGGATGCAGTTGCCGACGGTGGTGTCGCAGGCGGCGTTGGCCTTTGCGCGTGCGGCCAACCCGAGCACCACGGCCTATGCCTTCCTGACGATGGGCAACGCCAACCTGCTGGCCGAGTACGGTTCCCAGGAGCAGATCGACACCTGGGTGCGCCCCATGCTGGAGGGTCGCTACTTCGGCACGATGTGCCTGTCGGAACCCGAAGCCGGATCCTCCCTCGCCGACATCACCACCAGAGCGGTCCGCACACCCGACGGCACCTACCGGGTGACGGGCACCAAGATGTGGATCACCGGTGGGGACCACGAGTTGACCGAGAACATCGTGCATCTCGTGCTCGCGAAGGCGCCTGGCGGTGGTCCGGGTGTCAAAGGCATCTCCCTGTTCATCGTGCCGAAGTTCCTTCCGGACGGCACCCGCAACGACGTGGCGCTGGTGAGCCTGAACCACAAGATGGGCAACCACGCGACGACGAATGCGCTGCTGAACTTCGGCGACGGAACCCACCCGGTGGCCGGCGGCGAGGGGGCCGTCGGTTACTTGGTCGGCGAGGAGCACAAGGGTCTGGCGTACATGTTCCACATGATGAACGAGGCCCGGATGGCGGTCGGATTGCAGGCCAGCGCAACCGGTTACGCCGGATATCTGGCATCACTGGAGTACGCCAAGCAGCGCACCCAGGGCCGCCCGGTCGGGAACAAGGATGCGTCCGTGCGACCGGTGCCACTGATCGAGCACGCCGATGTCAAGCGAATGCTGCTGGCGCAGAAGTCTTATGTGGAAGGCGGGTTGGCGCTGGGACTGTACTGCGCGAACCTGGTCGACGAAGCCCGCACCGGCGCCGACGGCGAGCGTGACAGCGCGCATCTGCTTCTGGAGGTCCTGACCCCCATCGCCAAGAGTTGGCCGTCGCAGTGGTGCCTGGAGGCCAACAGCCTGGCGATCCAGGTTCATGGTGGCTATGGCTACACAACGGAATTCGACGTCGAGCAGTACTACCGGGACAACCGCCTGAACGCCATTCACGAAGGCACCCACGGCATCCACGGCCTGGACCTGCTGGGCCGAAAGGTCGTCATGCAGGACGGGGCGGGCCTGGCCCTGCTCGTCGCACGCATCGGCGAGACCATCGACAGGGCCGCGGCCACCGACTACGCCGCCACGCAGGCCGGCGCACTCCGGCGGGCCGTCCAACGCCTCCAGGAGGTCACCGCGATCCTCTGGTCGGCCGATGAGCTCGCCACCACCCTCGCCAACGCGTCGGTGTACCTGGAAGCGGTCGGTCACGTCGTGGTGGCCTGGCTGTGGTTGGAGCAGCTGCTCGTGGTGAGCGACAACCAGGGGAGTTTCTACGATGGGAAGCGTGCCGCGGCACAGTATTTCTTCACCTACGAGCTGCCCAAGGTGGGTCCGCAGTTCGATCTGCTGGCATCGCTGGACCGCGTGACCGTCGAAGCCCGGCCCGACTGGTTCTGA
- a CDS encoding TetR/AcrR family transcriptional regulator has product MAIDRSSDSAAAERMRRAAIEAFAESGYGGSSTRQIAKRLNMSATAMYPHYRSKEELLFAIALEGHSSLLAALKQADPSTPAFGERLRAVVAAFARWHAENHKQARVVQYELHGLTAAHYRKIAPLRHEATAVLTEIIAGGIRAGEFGVDSVDEIVMAISSLCVDVCRWFPSKKHHDAVKLGELYADIAERLVR; this is encoded by the coding sequence ATGGCCATCGACCGATCTTCGGATTCAGCTGCGGCAGAACGCATGCGGCGGGCTGCCATCGAAGCGTTCGCCGAGTCGGGATACGGCGGCAGCTCTACCCGCCAGATCGCCAAACGCCTCAACATGAGCGCGACGGCCATGTACCCGCACTACCGGTCGAAAGAGGAGTTGCTCTTCGCGATCGCACTGGAGGGCCACAGCAGCCTGCTGGCCGCCCTCAAACAGGCGGATCCGTCGACCCCGGCCTTCGGCGAGCGACTCCGCGCGGTCGTCGCCGCCTTCGCGCGCTGGCACGCGGAGAATCACAAGCAGGCCCGCGTCGTCCAGTACGAATTACACGGCCTGACCGCCGCCCACTACCGCAAGATCGCGCCACTGCGGCACGAAGCGACCGCGGTGCTGACCGAGATCATCGCCGGCGGCATCCGCGCCGGCGAATTCGGCGTCGACAGTGTCGACGAGATCGTGATGGCGATCTCGTCGCTGTGCGTGGACGTGTGCCGCTGGTTCCCGTCCAAGAAACACCACGACGCGGTCAAGCTCGGCGAACTCTACGCGGATATCGCCGAGCGACTCGTGCGCTGA
- a CDS encoding MarR family winged helix-turn-helix transcriptional regulator — protein MESPRSDDHARECIGQLLDDATDLTARFLSDRAELSASAAYAMHRVSREGPIRLTVLAAKEGVSQPSMTQLMQRLERADLVARVPDPDDGRACLIAITEQGQALLDNRRRTRRERLQQFLASLSPEEERALALAASVAGPILTRLTADDPATSPDHAGSG, from the coding sequence GTGGAATCGCCCCGGTCCGACGACCATGCACGGGAGTGCATCGGCCAGTTGCTCGACGATGCCACGGACCTGACCGCGCGATTTCTCTCGGATCGCGCCGAACTGAGCGCCTCGGCGGCCTACGCCATGCACCGGGTGTCCCGGGAGGGACCGATCCGGCTGACCGTGCTGGCCGCCAAGGAAGGCGTGAGCCAGCCGTCGATGACACAACTGATGCAACGCCTGGAACGGGCCGACCTGGTGGCACGCGTTCCCGATCCGGACGACGGTCGCGCGTGCCTGATCGCCATCACCGAGCAGGGGCAGGCGCTGCTGGACAATCGCCGGCGCACGCGCCGCGAGCGCCTGCAGCAGTTCCTGGCGAGCCTGTCACCGGAAGAGGAACGCGCGCTGGCGCTGGCCGCCAGCGTCGCGGGCCCCATCCTGACCCGGCTGACCGCCGACGACCCGGCAACAAGTCCGGACCACGCCGGATCCGGCTGA
- a CDS encoding MmpS family transport accessory protein, translating to MKKVPFGRALKKAWIPVVLIIVLAVSGLVVSRLHKMFGSQDLNANAGAGIEIVQFNPKVLVYEVYGPPGSSAEISYFDPDANVHSVSAPLPWSVTLSTTLPTVSANLMARSDSESSGDAIGCRVTVNGIVREEQSADGVNAQTYCLVKSA from the coding sequence GTGAAAAAAGTTCCATTCGGTCGCGCGCTGAAGAAGGCGTGGATCCCGGTGGTCCTGATCATCGTGCTGGCGGTCTCGGGCCTGGTGGTCTCGCGGTTGCACAAGATGTTCGGGTCTCAGGACCTGAACGCCAACGCCGGCGCGGGTATCGAAATCGTCCAGTTCAACCCGAAGGTGCTGGTGTACGAGGTGTACGGGCCACCGGGAAGCTCGGCCGAGATCAGCTATTTCGACCCGGACGCCAACGTGCACTCGGTGAGTGCGCCGCTGCCCTGGTCGGTCACCCTGTCCACCACGCTGCCGACGGTCAGCGCCAACCTGATGGCGCGCAGCGACAGCGAATCGAGCGGCGATGCGATCGGTTGCCGCGTCACCGTCAACGGCATCGTCCGTGAGGAGCAGAGCGCCGATGGTGTCAACGCCCAGACCTACTGCTTGGTGAAGTCCGCATGA